One window of the Rhodococcus sovatensis genome contains the following:
- a CDS encoding IS3 family transposase (programmed frameshift) has product MAGRKRNSAEDIVRKLRRADELTAAGKTQEEIAAELEVSAATLYNWRRQYGGMDTDAAKELKELREQNGKLKRLLAEAELEKDALREVAKGKILSPAAKRRAVDMLVDTMSVSKRLACKAVGLARSTYARTPIAETPADPDAALRAALRKYAGSHPLHGFRRAWAHLRHDQGVAVNKKKVHRLWKEEGLQVRIYHPRKRAGVSSCPQIEADAPKVVWALDFQFDSTVDGKAIKIASMIDEHTRQSLLNIVERSSTAQRLTDELDKTFALWGGPPLVLRMDNGPEFISHVLQQFCRDRVGISYIPPGTPWNNGHIESFNNRLRKECLNRNHWTSLLEARVVIEDFKDDHNHRHRHSSLGYLTPSWGSLPLAGAYAAHCTHSHQPVEGCEID; this is encoded by the exons ATGGCTGGACGGAAACGCAACTCTGCCGAGGACATCGTGCGCAAGCTGCGCCGTGCCGACGAACTCACTGCTGCGGGCAAGACGCAGGAGGAGATCGCGGCGGAGCTCGAGGTGTCGGCGGCGACGTTGTACAACTGGCGGCGTCAGTACGGCGGGATGGACACCGATGCCGCGAAGGAACTCAAAGAGTTGCGCGAGCAGAACGGCAAGCTCAAACGCCTCCTCGCCGAGGCCGAGCTCGAAAAGGACGCACTGCGGGAGGTAGCGA AAGGGAAAATTCTGAGCCCAGCCGCCAAGCGCCGCGCCGTCGACATGCTCGTGGACACGATGAGTGTGTCGAAACGTCTGGCGTGCAAAGCTGTTGGGCTTGCCCGCTCCACCTATGCACGTACTCCGATTGCCGAAACACCTGCGGACCCCGACGCTGCTCTGAGGGCCGCGTTGCGGAAATACGCAGGCTCGCATCCACTGCACGGCTTTCGTCGCGCCTGGGCGCATCTGAGGCACGACCAGGGCGTGGCGGTGAACAAGAAGAAGGTGCACCGGCTCTGGAAGGAGGAGGGTCTGCAGGTTCGGATCTACCATCCGCGCAAACGCGCCGGCGTCAGTTCCTGCCCGCAGATCGAAGCCGATGCACCGAAAGTGGTGTGGGCTCTGGACTTCCAGTTCGATTCGACCGTCGATGGGAAGGCGATCAAGATCGCGTCGATGATCGACGAACACACCCGGCAGTCCCTGTTGAACATTGTGGAGCGTTCGAGCACCGCGCAGCGGCTGACCGACGAGCTCGACAAGACGTTCGCGCTGTGGGGTGGGCCGCCGTTGGTGCTGCGGATGGACAACGGTCCGGAGTTCATTTCCCATGTGCTGCAGCAGTTCTGCCGCGATCGGGTCGGCATCTCCTACATCCCGCCGGGGACGCCGTGGAACAACGGACATATCGAATCGTTCAACAACCGGTTACGGAAGGAGTGCCTGAACCGCAATCACTGGACGAGCCTGCTCGAAGCGAGGGTGGTGATCGAGGACTTCAAAGACGACCACAACCATCGACACCGGCACTCATCACTGGGCTACCTCACGCCGTCCTGGGGGTCCCTCCCGCTTGCGGGGGCGTACGCTGCCCACTGCACCCACAGCCACCAACCGGTCGAGGGTTGCGAGATCGACTGA
- a CDS encoding DDE-type integrase/transposase/recombinase translates to MINSDSNADLAICQIYARELDEGNYWCSTSTMYRIASAAGQNRERRRLATHPPKVKPELLANGPSQVWSWDITKLRGPSKGVWFHLYVLIDIYSRYTPSWIVSSHESADLAEEFIAEAIERNGATPHTVHADRGASMTSGLVSELLTFLGVVRSHSRPRVSNDNPFSEAQFKTLKYLHDFPKSFATLDDARTFLEGFFNEYNHIHHHSGIGWHTPASVHFGTAEAIDEARQITLTAAFAANPARFSTRPTPPKIPHVVYINEPALEIQIN, encoded by the coding sequence GTGATCAACTCCGACAGCAATGCTGACCTCGCGATCTGTCAGATATACGCCCGCGAACTCGACGAAGGAAACTACTGGTGCTCAACCTCGACGATGTACCGCATCGCCTCCGCTGCCGGGCAGAACCGTGAACGACGACGCCTGGCCACACACCCGCCGAAGGTCAAACCCGAACTCCTCGCAAACGGACCCTCGCAGGTCTGGTCCTGGGACATCACCAAGCTACGAGGACCATCCAAGGGCGTCTGGTTCCACTTGTACGTCCTGATCGACATCTACTCCCGCTACACCCCGTCCTGGATCGTCTCATCCCACGAAAGCGCTGATCTAGCTGAAGAATTCATCGCCGAAGCTATCGAACGCAACGGCGCGACACCACACACCGTCCATGCCGATCGCGGAGCGTCGATGACCTCGGGTCTCGTGTCGGAACTACTGACGTTTCTCGGAGTCGTCCGATCCCATTCACGACCCAGAGTGTCCAACGACAATCCGTTCTCCGAAGCCCAGTTCAAAACGTTGAAGTATCTGCATGACTTTCCGAAATCGTTTGCCACCCTTGATGATGCCCGAACTTTCCTGGAGGGATTCTTCAACGAGTACAACCACATTCATCACCACTCCGGCATCGGATGGCATACCCCGGCATCGGTACACTTCGGGACCGCGGAGGCGATCGACGAAGCCCGCCAGATCACACTCACCGCAGCATTCGCCGCCAACCCTGCCCGATTCTCGACTCGGCCGACACCACCGAAGATCCCGCACGTCGTCTACATCAACGAACCAGCACTCGAAATCCAGATCAACTGA
- a CDS encoding haloalkane dehalogenase gives MKPRTLPVLGSKMSFTDAGSGPLVLFLHGNPTSSYLWRNIAPAVAAHGYRTIAVDLIGMGASGASNRGYRLVDHLAYLETFLDALAVNELTLVGHDWGGVLALALARSRPDQVRGVSILEAHIHPIDSWSDLPQPDQEMFSRLRAEGSGEQAVLEDNIFVEVVLPSGIVRSLSQEDHDRYRAPFQDPASRAPILQWVREIPIAGNPPDVAHVIRENLDVFRDPDMPTLLIHGTPGALIGPAEIAWCSAHGQSMTFAAVGAGTHFLPEDRPSEIVTALASWLTAVS, from the coding sequence GTGAAGCCACGAACTCTGCCCGTGCTCGGCAGCAAAATGAGCTTCACGGATGCGGGCTCCGGTCCACTCGTACTCTTTCTGCACGGCAATCCCACCTCGTCCTACCTTTGGCGCAACATCGCGCCCGCCGTCGCAGCACATGGCTACCGAACGATCGCGGTCGATCTGATCGGAATGGGAGCTTCAGGCGCGTCCAATCGAGGCTATCGTTTGGTCGATCACCTCGCCTACCTCGAAACTTTTCTCGACGCGCTCGCGGTCAACGAGCTCACGCTCGTCGGTCACGACTGGGGAGGCGTCCTGGCGCTTGCCCTCGCTCGGTCGCGACCCGATCAGGTGCGCGGGGTCTCGATCCTCGAGGCACACATCCACCCGATCGACAGTTGGTCGGATCTCCCCCAACCGGATCAGGAGATGTTCTCGAGACTTAGGGCCGAGGGTTCAGGAGAGCAGGCGGTCCTGGAGGACAACATTTTCGTCGAAGTCGTTCTCCCCTCTGGCATCGTTCGCAGCCTGAGCCAAGAGGATCACGATCGTTACCGAGCACCCTTCCAAGATCCCGCGTCTCGTGCGCCCATTCTGCAGTGGGTGCGCGAGATCCCCATCGCGGGTAACCCGCCTGACGTCGCCCACGTGATCCGCGAGAACCTCGATGTCTTCCGCGACCCCGATATGCCCACGCTCCTGATACACGGCACGCCAGGCGCCCTCATCGGCCCCGCCGAGATCGCATGGTGCTCCGCTCATGGCCAGAGCATGACGTTCGCAGCCGTCGGAGCCGGAACTCACTTCCTCCCCGAAGATCGCCCGAGCGAGATCGTGACCGCTCTCGCAAGTTGGCTCACCGCCGTCTCCTAA
- a CDS encoding three-helix bundle dimerization domain-containing protein, which produces MTTTTEHEHIDAVRDRLEALFPDVPRSVIDETIAAEHARFDGNSIRDFVPLFVERKARKALQTH; this is translated from the coding sequence ATGACGACCACCACCGAACACGAGCACATCGACGCCGTCCGTGATCGCCTCGAAGCCCTGTTTCCCGACGTGCCGCGGTCAGTCATAGATGAGACCATCGCCGCAGAGCACGCCCGCTTCGACGGCAACTCCATCCGCGACTTCGTCCCATTGTTCGTCGAGCGCAAAGCCCGCAAAGCCCTCCAGACCCACTAG
- a CDS encoding DUF3263 domain-containing protein, which yields MPPTPDTLRERDRMLAFAVQWMPYGGGDDEDIMIAFGIPSETYFRRLRHLLAGPGRPVDLDAQTVEALLRLCRGRLEHSAASVGRPQVGQ from the coding sequence ATGCCGCCGACACCCGACACCCTGCGCGAGCGCGATCGGATGCTCGCGTTCGCCGTCCAGTGGATGCCCTACGGCGGCGGCGACGACGAAGACATCATGATCGCGTTCGGGATCCCGTCGGAGACGTATTTCCGCAGGCTGAGGCACCTGTTAGCCGGCCCGGGACGGCCCGTCGACCTCGACGCGCAGACCGTGGAAGCGTTGCTTCGGCTGTGCCGTGGCCGCCTCGAACACAGCGCAGCATCCGTCGGCCGCCCACAGGTCGGGCAATGA
- a CDS encoding alpha/beta hydrolase: MSNRHVVLVHGTWGRGTPTWWGSASQAFTDRGFTVHTPTLRHHELPREEGAPLIAGLSLLDYTDDLVELCRSLDSPPLVAGLSMGGLLVQLVAARTPTAGVVAVAPAPAAGIFAVYPSMIRLFGTHFLHPSAPWRRPLMPTMTRFKVIAQHQPPEHVRELFDDAVAESGRAYCEMSFPYLDRHHAATVDFAAVTAPVLVIGAEQDRAVNARIPRATARRYSDADHVEIPGADHALFDRPFLDLTMTAIDNWMTERAVYA, from the coding sequence ATGTCCAATCGCCACGTCGTCCTTGTTCACGGCACCTGGGGCCGGGGTACCCCCACATGGTGGGGCTCTGCCTCGCAGGCCTTCACCGACCGCGGGTTCACCGTCCACACTCCGACCCTGCGTCACCACGAACTCCCCCGCGAAGAAGGTGCGCCACTGATCGCGGGCCTCAGTCTGCTGGACTACACCGACGACCTGGTCGAGCTGTGCCGATCCCTGGATTCCCCGCCGCTGGTGGCCGGGCTCTCGATGGGCGGACTGCTGGTGCAGTTGGTCGCAGCGCGCACCCCGACCGCAGGTGTCGTCGCCGTAGCGCCGGCGCCTGCGGCAGGTATCTTCGCTGTTTACCCGAGCATGATTCGCCTGTTCGGGACCCATTTCCTCCACCCCAGTGCGCCATGGCGGCGACCGCTGATGCCCACCATGACCCGCTTCAAGGTCATCGCACAGCACCAGCCGCCCGAGCACGTCCGCGAACTCTTCGACGACGCAGTCGCCGAATCGGGCCGAGCGTACTGCGAGATGAGCTTTCCTTATCTGGACCGGCATCACGCGGCAACCGTCGACTTCGCCGCAGTCACCGCCCCTGTACTCGTGATCGGAGCCGAACAAGACAGGGCCGTGAACGCGAGAATCCCCCGCGCTACCGCACGGCGATACTCCGACGCGGACCATGTCGAGATCCCAGGAGCCGATCATGCACTGTTCGACCGCCCGTTCCTCGATCTGACCATGACCGCTATCGACAACTGGATGACCGAAAGGGCGGTCTACGCCTGA
- a CDS encoding TetR/AcrR family transcriptional regulator — protein sequence MDRGDDEPNASVDGRAARWAHRRPELVAAATRYVLDRGVSDLTLRPLASAMGVTIATVVRQFGSKEALVEEITRAINEDLLATLREDPELVGSTPVETLRTLWRRWLDPAQGRQFRVMFELFGLASHHPEQYRWFTDSIVTDWLPQIEAPLIGEGLDPAVARHAATLVLAVLRGLHLDLVATGDVDRVDAAFELAMATLAPAFTPTR from the coding sequence ATGGATCGAGGAGACGACGAGCCCAACGCGTCGGTCGACGGCCGCGCCGCCCGCTGGGCACACCGTCGACCGGAATTGGTGGCCGCCGCCACCCGCTACGTTCTCGACCGCGGCGTCTCGGATCTCACGCTGCGGCCCCTGGCCTCAGCGATGGGGGTGACCATCGCGACGGTGGTACGTCAGTTCGGGTCGAAGGAAGCGCTCGTCGAGGAGATCACTCGCGCCATCAACGAGGACCTGCTCGCCACCCTTCGCGAAGACCCCGAGCTCGTGGGTTCAACCCCAGTGGAGACACTGCGCACCCTGTGGCGGCGATGGCTGGACCCTGCGCAGGGTCGGCAGTTCCGGGTGATGTTCGAGTTGTTCGGCTTGGCCTCCCATCACCCCGAGCAGTATCGGTGGTTCACCGACTCGATCGTCACCGACTGGCTGCCGCAGATCGAGGCCCCCTTGATCGGCGAAGGACTCGATCCCGCTGTTGCGCGCCACGCAGCAACCCTGGTGTTGGCGGTTCTCAGAGGACTGCACCTCGACCTCGTTGCGACGGGCGACGTCGACCGCGTCGACGCCGCGTTCGAGCTGGCCATGGCAACGCTCGCCCCCGCGTTCACACCAACGCGGTGA
- a CDS encoding alpha/beta hydrolase encodes MTTWYLNRELRTEAGAVRWSTFGTGEPIVLLHGTPSSSLIWKDIAHGLALTRQVYVWDMLGFGQSDKNVGQNVGLAKQAEIFVELLDEWGLRSPSVVAHDVGGAVALRATLLGGRDFRDLTLVNAVSVDSWSSGGFFSAVKNNTAAFSALPEYAHRALVSSKISDGSYVGLSAGVLDTFVDPWTGSAGQGAFYRQYEHADETDTDEFQERLGDLTAPTTILWGRHDRWLDADYALRVRDRLPHTDFHWIEDSGHMVQHDAPALLLAHLLAPPGFPAQLQSRDK; translated from the coding sequence ATGACTACTTGGTATTTGAACCGAGAATTGCGTACCGAGGCCGGCGCAGTGCGATGGTCCACCTTCGGTACCGGTGAGCCCATTGTCCTACTTCACGGAACACCGTCCTCGTCGCTGATCTGGAAAGACATCGCACACGGTTTGGCCCTGACCCGGCAGGTGTATGTCTGGGACATGCTCGGGTTCGGGCAATCCGACAAGAATGTAGGCCAGAATGTCGGGTTGGCGAAGCAAGCCGAGATCTTCGTTGAACTGCTCGACGAATGGGGCCTACGGAGCCCCAGCGTGGTGGCCCACGATGTCGGGGGTGCTGTCGCACTCCGAGCAACCCTGTTGGGAGGAAGGGATTTTCGTGATCTCACACTGGTCAACGCGGTCAGCGTCGACAGCTGGTCTTCCGGGGGATTCTTCAGCGCGGTAAAGAACAACACTGCAGCGTTCTCGGCGCTCCCCGAGTACGCACACAGGGCATTGGTGAGCAGCAAGATCAGCGACGGAAGTTATGTCGGCCTCAGCGCAGGTGTCCTCGATACGTTCGTCGACCCATGGACCGGGAGTGCGGGTCAGGGTGCCTTCTACCGGCAGTACGAGCACGCCGACGAAACCGACACTGACGAGTTCCAAGAACGACTGGGTGATCTCACTGCCCCGACAACGATCCTGTGGGGCCGACATGATCGATGGCTCGACGCCGACTATGCGCTGAGAGTCCGTGATCGACTGCCTCATACCGATTTTCACTGGATCGAAGACAGCGGGCATATGGTGCAGCATGATGCCCCCGCTCTGCTTCTCGCGCACCTACTGGCGCCGCCGGGCTTTCCAGCGCAATTACAGTCGCGAGATAAATGA
- a CDS encoding TrmB family transcriptional regulator, whose translation MIETPTSKLQSALVRLGFSPYEAKAYTALVGQSPMNGSEVSKRAGMPPSKVYETLARLETKGAVVVNRSEPVLYGAVPHRDLLTGLAARYEADVAAAIGELDALPAGDRAGLVWSLYTRESILDAFLRVIDAAHTQLFAGIWDEEIDALGPCLEKAARRGVDTHVAIYGPRTLRGPKVYDLSECGASARLRLSGRRLAVAVADDIDTVVAEFGDRSPAEAVLTTNPVTGLLAVEYIKADISGRLLINAMPDANYQQLLETHDMQSILARKP comes from the coding sequence GTGATCGAAACACCGACATCGAAACTGCAGTCGGCGTTGGTGCGGCTCGGCTTTTCCCCGTACGAAGCCAAGGCGTACACCGCTTTGGTAGGGCAGTCTCCGATGAACGGCAGCGAAGTCAGCAAGCGAGCAGGTATGCCGCCGTCCAAGGTGTACGAGACTCTCGCCCGCCTCGAGACCAAGGGTGCGGTTGTGGTGAACAGGTCAGAGCCTGTTCTGTACGGCGCTGTCCCACACCGCGACCTGTTGACCGGGCTAGCGGCACGATATGAGGCCGATGTCGCGGCAGCGATCGGCGAACTCGATGCACTACCCGCCGGCGACCGCGCTGGTCTGGTGTGGTCGCTCTACACCCGAGAATCGATCCTCGACGCATTTCTACGCGTCATCGATGCCGCGCACACACAATTATTCGCCGGAATCTGGGACGAAGAAATCGACGCTCTGGGGCCTTGCCTGGAGAAAGCAGCGAGACGCGGCGTCGATACACATGTCGCGATCTACGGACCACGCACTTTGCGCGGCCCGAAGGTCTACGACCTCTCCGAATGCGGAGCGAGCGCACGACTGAGGCTGTCCGGTCGGCGCCTCGCTGTGGCCGTCGCCGACGATATCGACACCGTGGTGGCCGAATTCGGCGACCGCTCACCTGCGGAAGCAGTTCTGACCACCAACCCAGTCACAGGCCTCCTCGCCGTCGAATACATCAAAGCGGACATCAGTGGACGGTTACTGATCAACGCGATGCCCGACGCAAACTACCAACAACTCCTCGAGACCCACGACATGCAATCGATACTCGCCCGCAAACCCTGA
- a CDS encoding cation transporter, with translation MSAEPSTQSMSNSPSAERRAVLSKRIRWFVAATILYNAIEAAIAITEGARVSSTALVGFGLDSIIEVSSAAAVAWQFSAKDPERREKVALRIIAFSFFGLAAYVTVDALRGLFGLTAAEHSTIGIALAAVSLAIMPTLSWAQRRAGRELGSVTTVADSKQTLLCTYLSAVLLIGLLLNSLFGWSWADPVAALVIAGLATKEGLNAWKGDTCCAPIPAPGESDGHRCDCCVS, from the coding sequence ATGTCCGCCGAACCGAGTACACAGTCGATGTCGAATTCGCCCTCAGCCGAGCGACGCGCTGTGCTGTCCAAGCGCATTCGCTGGTTCGTCGCGGCGACGATTCTCTACAACGCGATCGAAGCAGCCATCGCCATCACCGAAGGTGCTCGGGTCTCGTCCACCGCGCTGGTCGGGTTCGGTCTGGATTCGATCATCGAAGTGTCCTCGGCAGCGGCCGTGGCATGGCAATTCTCGGCCAAAGATCCCGAGAGACGCGAGAAGGTCGCCCTACGAATCATCGCGTTCTCATTCTTCGGCCTGGCTGCGTACGTCACCGTCGACGCACTGCGTGGACTGTTCGGTCTCACCGCCGCTGAGCATTCGACAATAGGAATCGCGCTCGCTGCAGTCAGTTTGGCGATCATGCCCACGCTGTCGTGGGCCCAACGGCGGGCCGGACGCGAGTTGGGTTCCGTCACCACCGTAGCCGACTCCAAACAGACCTTGCTGTGCACCTACCTGTCGGCGGTTCTCCTCATCGGATTGCTCCTCAACAGTCTTTTCGGTTGGTCGTGGGCCGACCCCGTAGCTGCCCTCGTCATTGCCGGTCTGGCCACGAAAGAGGGACTGAACGCTTGGAAGGGTGACACGTGCTGCGCACCGATACCCGCGCCTGGCGAGTCAGATGGGCACCGCTGCGACTGCTGCGTTTCGTAG
- a CDS encoding metalloregulator ArsR/SmtB family transcription factor — translation MDLLTRVSVLSRFGHALSDETRTQVLLALKDEPRYPAELADALGVTRQKLSNHLACLRGCGLVVAVPEGRRTRYELADNNIGQALDDLLKVVLAVDPTCCPASTAEDCC, via the coding sequence ATGGACCTCCTGACTCGCGTTTCGGTGCTGTCGAGATTCGGCCACGCGCTGTCCGACGAAACCCGAACCCAAGTGCTGCTGGCGCTGAAAGACGAGCCCAGGTATCCGGCCGAACTCGCCGACGCACTGGGTGTGACGCGTCAGAAATTGTCGAACCACCTCGCCTGCCTGCGCGGCTGCGGCTTGGTCGTTGCCGTGCCGGAAGGTCGACGCACTCGATACGAGCTGGCGGACAACAACATCGGTCAAGCATTGGACGATCTTCTGAAAGTTGTTCTGGCCGTCGATCCGACCTGCTGCCCGGCATCGACGGCCGAGGACTGCTGCTGA
- a CDS encoding NmrA family NAD(P)-binding protein — MTTQSTIQVAVLGSTGAQGAAIATALDNAGVATRRISRSGSDSWAADFHDTDALTASLAGIDVAVFTQPLDYSTAANRFAHNVTDAAAAAGVRRIVFNTNIRIPDEITDASGFETRRAARAALEAGTVPVTIVEPAVYLDNLLAPGVLTPSPAGYVLRYPIPNDLPISWLASADLGRTVVAACQHGEGGQVLRPGLTSLTPADLAGEIGDAIGAAVRFESLDPALFESGLAHVAGPAAAAGVASIYRWLNDNPASTVMATPTEQPDWMPVPTAVSAWAAEFLQPAVSRV, encoded by the coding sequence CAGCGCTCGACAACGCCGGCGTCGCAACCCGCCGCATCTCACGTTCCGGCAGTGACTCGTGGGCCGCGGACTTCCACGACACCGATGCCTTGACGGCATCGCTCGCCGGCATCGATGTCGCGGTCTTCACTCAGCCACTCGACTACTCCACGGCGGCAAACCGTTTCGCGCACAATGTCACTGACGCTGCAGCCGCTGCCGGTGTCCGGCGCATCGTCTTCAACACCAACATCCGAATCCCCGATGAAATCACGGACGCTTCCGGATTCGAAACACGACGCGCGGCACGAGCGGCGCTCGAGGCAGGCACAGTCCCGGTGACGATCGTCGAACCTGCTGTGTACCTCGACAACCTCCTGGCACCCGGAGTTCTGACCCCCTCCCCGGCCGGATACGTACTCCGGTACCCAATTCCCAACGATCTTCCTATTTCCTGGCTCGCCTCAGCGGATCTCGGCCGTACCGTCGTCGCCGCATGCCAGCATGGAGAAGGCGGACAGGTCCTTCGACCTGGCCTGACATCATTGACGCCTGCGGACTTGGCCGGTGAAATCGGAGACGCGATCGGTGCCGCCGTGCGCTTCGAATCACTCGACCCGGCGCTCTTCGAGAGCGGCCTCGCTCACGTCGCGGGCCCAGCGGCCGCAGCTGGGGTTGCATCGATCTATCGCTGGCTCAACGACAATCCCGCCAGCACGGTCATGGCAACACCGACCGAGCAACCGGACTGGATGCCCGTGCCGACCGCTGTCTCGGCATGGGCGGCAGAATTTCTCCAGCCTGCCGTTTCACGAGTCTGA